One Nitrospirota bacterium DNA segment encodes these proteins:
- a CDS encoding biotin/lipoate A/B protein ligase family protein, which produces MSGTWRFIDSGNCSAAFNMAMDEAIATSVRRADSAPTFRFYGWDVPSVSIGYFQKIHDIDLQSCKKNHIPVVRRLTGGRAVLHGNEITYSFSSKSSGMLSGGLRDSYRKLSEAFSLALSKIGIATDTDLERKRRRSPDSVHRERSPECFQSTSFGELTSSSKKIIGSAQRRWADGLLQQGSLPFMLNSDAMREIFMQKPDANVEKSYIGLNEILPDLGIDMVKDVIKISFEETFGIRFVPSPPSEEEFSLARVFEAEKYSSRAWTFRR; this is translated from the coding sequence ATGTCAGGGACATGGCGTTTCATCGACAGCGGGAACTGTTCCGCGGCCTTCAACATGGCCATGGATGAGGCTATTGCAACCTCTGTCAGGAGAGCGGACTCTGCTCCGACATTCAGGTTTTACGGCTGGGATGTCCCGTCCGTCAGCATCGGATACTTCCAGAAAATACACGATATCGATCTTCAGTCCTGCAAAAAGAACCATATCCCCGTAGTAAGAAGGCTTACCGGCGGACGCGCCGTCCTGCACGGCAATGAGATCACCTACAGTTTTTCCTCAAAATCTTCCGGTATGCTGTCCGGAGGACTGCGCGACAGTTATAGAAAACTCAGTGAGGCCTTTTCACTTGCACTGTCAAAGATCGGGATAGCAACAGATACCGATCTGGAGAGAAAGAGGCGCCGTTCCCCTGACTCTGTGCACCGGGAGCGAAGCCCGGAATGTTTTCAGTCAACCTCATTCGGCGAACTCACGTCATCCAGCAAAAAAATTATCGGGTCTGCCCAGAGACGATGGGCTGACGGTCTGCTTCAGCAAGGGTCACTGCCGTTTATGCTGAATTCGGATGCCATGCGGGAGATATTCATGCAGAAGCCGGATGCAAACGTCGAAAAGTCCTATATCGGTCTGAATGAAATTCTGCCTGACCTCGGAATCGACATGGTAAAAGACGTTATTAAGATCTCGTTTGAAGAGACCTTCGGGATACGATTTGTTCCGTCTCCCCCTTCAGAGGAAGAATTCTCACTTGCCCGCGTCTTCGAGGCTGAAAAATATTCCTCCCGCGCATGGACTTTCAGACGATAA
- a CDS encoding aminotransferase class IV, producing MYIFLNGKIVPSKEAVVSVFDHGFLYGDGIYETMRVYDGVVFKIDEHLRRLYRSASLIGLTIPPDINYFKIALYETLIANALRNAYVRLTVSRGHGPLGLDPDLCAEPTIVIFAQELREYPRAFYDSGISLIIAETRRNLREAIDPRIKSLNFLNNILAKIEAKKSNAYEALMLNAHGNLTEGTISNIFFCANGLLCTPSPDCGILDGITRGIIIDLARKEGIRVAEGKFTQHDIYAAEEVFITNTTMEAMPVSRVDSQTYPVGQVARLLRKLYRREVNAYVANEKAEGPSLWGLEE from the coding sequence ATGTATATTTTTCTGAACGGAAAGATTGTTCCTTCAAAAGAAGCAGTCGTTTCAGTCTTTGACCACGGGTTCCTCTACGGCGACGGAATCTATGAAACCATGCGGGTCTATGACGGTGTGGTATTCAAGATTGATGAACACCTCCGCAGGCTTTACCGCTCTGCGTCCCTTATCGGGCTGACGATTCCCCCCGATATAAACTATTTCAAAATAGCACTCTACGAAACACTGATTGCCAACGCACTCAGGAACGCGTACGTCAGACTGACAGTTTCCAGGGGACACGGTCCGCTCGGTCTTGATCCTGACCTCTGCGCCGAGCCGACAATCGTTATCTTTGCACAGGAACTCAGGGAATATCCCAGAGCCTTCTACGACAGCGGCATCAGTCTGATCATCGCTGAAACGCGGAGGAACCTCAGGGAGGCAATCGACCCGCGCATAAAATCACTCAATTTTTTGAACAATATCCTCGCAAAAATCGAGGCGAAAAAGAGTAACGCATATGAAGCACTGATGCTGAATGCGCATGGAAACCTTACCGAAGGCACGATCAGCAATATTTTCTTCTGTGCAAACGGACTGCTCTGCACCCCGTCGCCTGACTGCGGGATACTCGATGGAATAACACGCGGAATCATCATTGACCTTGCCAGAAAAGAAGGGATCAGGGTCGCGGAAGGGAAATTCACACAACACGACATTTATGCCGCCGAAGAGGTCTTTATCACCAATACCACGATGGAGGCGATGCCGGTATCGAGAGTCGATTCACAAACCTATCCTGTCGGACAGGTCGCACGGCTGCTCAGAAAACTGTACCGCCGGGAAGTGAATGCATATGTTGCCAATGAAAAGGCAGAAGGGCCTTCGTTGTGGGGATTGGAAGAGTAA